Genomic DNA from Aminobacterium mobile DSM 12262:
TGGGAGTACTAATATGGAGCCTTGGAATTAGGGCAGCGGGATTTTGTGCAGAGAGTAACATCCCAGCAGTTCCTTTGCCAGCACTTGAGTTTGGGGTTCGTGCAGCAGAGTCTCCACAAGATGTAGCTTTAACCCTTCAAATATTGGCTTTGCTTACAGTTTTGAGCCTTGCTCCAGCCATTATGCTCATGCTCACCAGTTTTACACGGATTCTTGTGGTTCTTGGTTTTGTTCGTCGTGCTTTAGGGTTGCAACAAACACCTCCCAACCAAGTTCTTGTAACATTAGCTTTATTTATGACCTTTTTTATAATGACCCCCACATGGACACAAGTATATGATCAAGCTCTCGCTCCCTATCTTTCAGGATCTATTAACGCTTCTCAGGCCTGGGAGAAAACTGTAGTGCCTATGAGGCAATTTATGTTTCGTTACACTCGAGAGGAAGAGCTTTCTCTTATGGTAAGGATGGCGGGTGTTGAACGACCTAAGAACGTGGACGATGTCCCTACGCGTCTTCTCCTTCCGGCGTTCATGTTAAGTGAACTTAAAACGTCTTTTCAAATGGGAGTGGTCATTTTTATCCCTTTTATT
This window encodes:
- the fliP gene encoding flagellar type III secretion system pore protein FliP (The bacterial flagellar biogenesis protein FliP forms a type III secretion system (T3SS)-type pore required for flagellar assembly.), coding for MKRKIVSFLVFMGVLIWSLGIRAAGFCAESNIPAVPLPALEFGVRAAESPQDVALTLQILALLTVLSLAPAIMLMLTSFTRILVVLGFVRRALGLQQTPPNQVLVTLALFMTFFIMTPTWTQVYDQALAPYLSGSINASQAWEKTVVPMRQFMFRYTREEELSLMVRMAGVERPKNVDDVPTRLLLPAFMLSELKTSFQMGVVIFIPFIVVDMIVASVLMSMGMIMLPPMMISLPFKILLFVMADGWDLVIMSLFKSFS